The genomic segment ctgctcctgaaacatccaccactagtgcagcagaaacatctaccaaaACTGAGACTTCCACAGTCGCAACGACTtctcctgaaacatccaccacaagCGCAACAGAAGCATCTACCACAACTGAGTCCTTCACATTCACAACGACTCCAGCTGAAACGTCCACCACTAGCACAGCAAAAACATCTACCACAACTGATACTTCCACACTTGCAacgactgctcctgaaacatccaccactagtggtGCAGAAACTTCTGCCACAACTGAGACTTCAACAGTCGCAACGAATGCTCCCGAAACCTCCACCAATAGTGCAGCACAAACATCTGCCACAACGGAGACTACCACAGtcgcaacaactgctcctgaaacatccaccactagcacAGCAGAAATATCtccaacaacagagacttccacaatcaaaACAACTGCActagaaacatccaccactagcgCAGCAGATTTATCTACAATAactgagacttccacaatcacaacaactgcaccagaaaCGTCCATCACTACCGTTGCAGATGCATCTACAACAACTGAGACATCCACAATCACAATAACTGCTCCTGAAACGGCCACCACAAGTGCTGCAGAAGCATCTACCACAACTGAGACTTCCACACTTGCAACGACTGCTCCTGAAACGTCCACCACTACCGCAGCAAAAACATCTACCACAACTGAGACTTCCACAGTCGCAACGACTGCTCCGGAAACATCCaatactagtgcagcagaaacatctaccacaactAAGACTTCCACAGTCGCAacgactgctcctgaaacatccaccactagcacAACAGAAGCATCTACCACAACTGACTCCTCCACATTCGCAACGACTCCAGCTGAAACGTCCACCACTagcacagcagaaacatctaccacaactgagactaccacaatcacgaGTGCTCCTGATACATCCACCAcgagtgcagcagaaacatctacatcaATTGAGACTTCCACAGTCACAACAACTGaacctgaaacatccaccactagcacACCAAAAACATCTCGAACAAAAGAGACTTCCACAATtacaacaactgcaccagaaaTGTCCACCAtgagtgcagcagaaacatctacaacaaccaAGACATCCACAATCACAacgactgctcctgaaacatccatCACTACTGCAGCAGAAACGTCTTCAGTAACAGAGACTTCCAGACTCCCAACTTCTGCTGAAACATCAACAACAGTATTCACAACTTTTGCTGGAACTACTACTGCAGGACTTTccacaacagcaccacaaacAACATATACTGCAGAACCTGTGGTTTCCACTTCAACCACTTTCAGAACAGCAACAACATCCACAACACCAACAGCTACAACAACACATATTTCAACAGTGACATCAACTCCTTTTGGAACTACTACTGCAGGACCTTCCACAATACCACCACAAACAATATCTACAACAGTAACTTCTGTGATTCCTACTTCAACCAGGACTGAAAGCACCACTGTCAGCACACCAACAACATCCACAACTCAAACAGCTGCAACAACACATCTTTCAACGGTAACACCAACTCCTGTTGGAACTACTACTGCAGGACCTTCCACAACACCACCACAAACAACATCTACAACAGTAACTTCAGTGATTTCCACTTCAACCAGTACTGAAAGCACCACTGTCAGCACACCAACAACATCCACAACATCAACAGCTACAACAACACATCTTTCAACAGTGACATCAACTCCTGTTGGAACTACTACTGCAGGACCTTCCACAACACCACCACAAACAACATCTACAGCAGTAACTTCTGTGATTCCTACTTCAACCAGTACTGAAAGCACCACTGTCAGCACACCAACAACATCAACAGCTACAACAACACATCTTTCAACAGTGACATCAACTCCTGTTGGAACTACTACTGCAGGACCTTCCACAACACCACCAGAAACAACATCTACAGCAGTAACTTCTGTGATTCCTACTTCAACCAGTACTGAAAGCACCACTGTCAGCACAGCAACAACATCCACAGCACCATCAGCTACAACAACACATCTTTCAACGGTAACACCAACTCCTGTTAGAACTACTACTGCAGGACCTTCCACTACACCACCACAAACAACATCTACAGCAGTAACTTCTGTGATTCCTACTTCAACCAGTACTGAAAGCACCACTGTCAGCACACCAACAACATCAACAGCTACAACAACACATCTTTCAACAGTGACATCAACTCCTGTTGGAACTACTACTGCAGGACCTTCCACAACACCACCAGAAACAACATCTACAGCAGTAACTTCTGTGATTCCTACTTCAACCAGTACTGTAAGCACCACTGTCAGCACAGCAACAACATCCACAGCACCATCAGCTACAACAACACATCTTTCAACGGTAACACCAACTCCTGTTGGAACTACTACTGCAGGACCTTCCACAACACCACCACAAACAACATCTACAACAGTAACTTCTGTGATTCCTACTTCAACCAGTACTGAAAGCACCACTGTCAGCACACCAACAACATCCACAACATCAACAGCTACAACAACACATCTTTCAACAGTGACATCAACTCCTGTTGGAACTACTACTGCAGGACCTTCCACAACACCACCACAAACAACATCTACAGCAGTAACTTCTGTGATTCCTACTTCAACCAGTACTGAAAGCACCACTGTCAGCACAGCAACAACATCCACAACACCAACAGCTACAACAACCCATCTTTCAACAGTGACATCAACTCCTGTTGGAACTACTACTGCACTACCTTCCACAACACCACCACAAACAACATCTACAGCAGTAACTTCTGTGATTCCTACTTCAACCAGTACTGAAAGCACCACTGTCAGCACAGCAACAACATCCACAGCACCATCAGCTACAACAACACATCTTTCAACGGTAACACCAACTCCTGTTGGAACTACTACTGCAGGACCTTCCACAACACCACCACAAACAACATCTACAACAGTAACTTCTGTGATTCCTACTTCAACCAGTACTGAAAGCACCACTGTCAGCACACCAACAACATCCACAACATCAACAGCTACAACAACACATCTTTCAACAGTGACATCAACTCCTGTTGGAACTACTACTGCAGGACCTTCCACAACACCACCACAAACAACATCTACAGCAGTAACTTCTGTGATTCCTACTTCAACCAGTACTGAAAGCACCACTGTCAGCACAGCAACAACATCCACAACACCAACAGCTACAACAACCCATCTTTCAACAGTGACATCAACTCCTGTTGGAACTACTACTGCACTACCTTCCACAACACCACCACAAACAACATCTACAGCAGTAACTTCTGTGATTCCTACTTCAACCAGTACTGAAAGCACCATTGTCAGCACAGCAACAACATCCACAACACCAACAGCGACAACAACACATCTTTCAACGGTAACACCAACTCCTGTTGGAACTACTACAGCAGTACCTTCCACTACACCACCACAAACAACATCTACAGCAGTAACTTCTGTGATTCCCACTTCAACCAGTACTGAAAGCACCACTGTCAGCACAGCAACAACATCCACAGCACCATCAGCTACAACAACACATCTTTCAACGGTAACACCAACTCCTGTTGGAACTACTACTGCAGGACCTTCCACAACACCACCACAAACAACATCTACAGCAGTAACTTCTGTGATTCCTACTTCAACCAGTACTGAAAGCACCACTGTCAGCACAGCAACAACATCCACAACACCAACAGCTACAACAACAGGACCCTCAGCTACAAGGACAATACCTGAACTTGTGTATCTAACAGATCTGGTGTTCCGCTCTTTAGatatctttacagatgaactcAGTAATCAAAATTCACAGATCTTCAAGGAAAGGGCTCAGCTTGTCATATTTCAtgtgagttaaaataaacctacaagATTAAATGCTAATACACAGAAAATATCTTTATTGCACCCATGAAGCAAAAAAGTGTTAATCAGTAATCAATgtcatttaacaaataataacaaaaaatatattgattGTGGTTTTGACTGCCTGTTGCCATTTTACTCTTGCAGCTTTATCCAATctacaaagcaaaatttccttCCTCCTTTATCAGAGTGAATGTCTTAAGTTTCCGGTAAATACATGATTTATGTGcagttttaaacacacacactcacacatacacacacacacccacacccacacacacacacacacacacacacacacacacacacacacacattatatttgTTATTTCAGAATCTTATTTGACATCCTTCTATTTTTTCCAGTTCTGGGTCAATCATCACAGAAACCCAACTAGCTTTTAACTCCACACAAGCTGTTCCAACCGTTCAAGAGATTTCAGACACTCTCTTTACAGCAGTGATAAAAGGAGATGTCAATCTACTGAACATAACTCCTTATTCAATTTCAGTCAATGGTTCAAGTAAGTTTGCTTGCATTTTAGAAAACATCTTGCAGATTCTGAAAGTCTTAGAAAAAATTTGCTCAGTAGATCTTGTAGAATTTAAAATCTCCATATCACTATGTATACTGACAGACAAAACAGTACATTTTATCTAATTTGTACACCTTTTTCTTACAGTTATAAACGTGACTACTTCAACTACAGCATcaacaacaacgacaacaaaaCCCTTGACATCTACAACTAAAGTGCCTTCACCTACAACTACACAATTTGTACCTGTGTACATAACAGCTCTGGTTTTCCGCTCTTTAGACGTATTTATAATTGATCTCAGTAATCAAAGCTCTCAGGCCTTCAAGTCAAGATCTGAGCTTGTCAGATCTCAGGTGAGTTCAAATAAATTTACTAGATTCACAGATGACACACATATCTTGTAAAAATATCTTGTATTTAAGGgaacagaatatatattttagacCAAAGCCAATAATACTGTCTAaagggttttattattatttatttctttagctTGCCATAAATAAGTGACAcattttgccccccccccctcccccataaAGTAAAAAAGTTCTCAACGGTTatcaatgtaatgtaataaataaaatagatcaTTCTGATTGTGATTGTGACTGCCGGTTATTGTGTGTTACAGCTTGAAACCATCTACAGAGCAAAATAT from the Carassius carassius chromosome 7, fCarCar2.1, whole genome shotgun sequence genome contains:
- the LOC132144251 gene encoding mucin-2, with amino-acid sequence TSTTNTAETSPTTETSTITTTAPETSTTSAADTSTTTETSTITTSVPETSTTNVAETSTTTETSTITTTAPETSTTSAAETSTTTETTTVATTAPETSTTSTAETSSTTETSKITTTAPETSTTSAADISTTTETSTITTTAPETSTSSAAETSTTTETSTLATTTPESSTTSAAETSSTTETSTFATSSSETSKTTAAETSTTTETSTVATTASDISTTSAAETSTTTETSTVATTAPETSTNSAADTSTTTETSTVATTAHETSTTSATETSTKTESSTVATTAAETSTISTAETSTTTETSTITTTTSETSTTNTAETSSTTETSTITTTAPETSTTSAADTSTTTETSTITTTETSTTSTAKTSTTTDTSTLATTAPETSTTSGAETSATTETSTVATNAPETSTNSAAQTSATTETTTVATTAPETSTTSTAEISPTTETSTIKTTALETSTTSAADLSTITETSTITTTAPETSITTVADASTTTETSTITITAPETATTSAAEASTTTETSTLATTAPETSTTTAAKTSTTTETSTVATTAPETSNTSAAETSTTTKTSTVATTAPETSTTSTTEASTTTDSSTFATTPAETSTTSTAETSTTTETTTITSAPDTSTTSAAETSTSIETSTVTTTEPETSTTSTPKTSRTKETSTITTTAPEMSTMSAAETSTTTKTSTITTTAPETSITTAAETSSVTETSRLPTSAETSTTVFTTFAGTTTAGLSTTAPQTTYTAEPVVSTSTTFRTATTSTTPTATTTHISTVTSTPFGTTTAGPSTIPPQTISTTVTSVIPTSTRTESTTVSTPTTSTTQTAATTHLSTVTPTPVGTTTAGPSTTPPQTTSTTVTSVISTSTSTESTTVSTPTTSTTSTATTTHLSTVTSTPVGTTTAGPSTTPPQTTSTAVTSVIPTSTSTESTTVSTPTTSTATTTHLSTVTSTPVGTTTAGPSTTPPETTSTAVTSVIPTSTSTESTTVSTATTSTAPSATTTHLSTVTPTPVRTTTAGPSTTPPQTTSTAVTSVIPTSTSTESTTVSTPTTSTATTTHLSTVTSTPVGTTTAGPSTTPPETTSTAVTSVIPTSTSTVSTTVSTATTSTAPSATTTHLSTVTPTPVGTTTAGPSTTPPQTTSTTVTSVIPTSTSTESTTVSTPTTSTTSTATTTHLSTVTSTPVGTTTAGPSTTPPQTTSTAVTSVIPTSTSTESTTVSTATTSTTPTATTTHLSTVTSTPVGTTTALPSTTPPQTTSTAVTSVIPTSTSTESTTVSTATTSTAPSATTTHLSTVTPTPVGTTTAGPSTTPPQTTSTTVTSVIPTSTSTESTTVSTPTTSTTSTATTTHLSTVTSTPVGTTTAGPSTTPPQTTSTAVTSVIPTSTSTESTTVSTATTSTTPTATTTHLSTVTSTPVGTTTALPSTTPPQTTSTAVTSVIPTSTSTESTIVSTATTSTTPTATTTHLSTVTPTPVGTTTAVPSTTPPQTTSTAVTSVIPTSTSTESTTVSTATTSTAPSATTTHLSTVTPTPVGTTTAGPSTTPPQTTSTAVTSVIPTSTSTESTTVSTATTSTTPTATTTGPSATRTIPELVYLTDLVFRSLDIFTDELSNQNSQIFKERAQLVIFHLYPIYKAKFPSSFIRVNVLSFRSGSIITETQLAFNSTQAVPTVQEISDTLFTAVIKGDVNLLNITPYSISVNGSIINVTTSTTASTTTTTKPLTSTTKVPSPTTTQFVPVYITALVFRSLDVFIIDLSNQSSQAFKSRSELVRSQLETIYRAKYPSFIRVNVLSFRPGSIITETQLAFNSTQAVPTVQEISDTLFTAVIKGDVNLLNITPYSISVNGSIINVTTSTTASTTTTTTPTTTTKPLTSTTKVPATTTTQFVPVYITALVFRSFDIFIIDLSNQSSQAFKSRSELVRSQLEPIYRAKYPSFIRLIVLSFRPGSIITETQLVFNSTQAVPTVQEISDSLLSAVVTGGVDPLNIIPSTVSVNGSVITTTVAATTTTTAAATSASSGLKIQSSLFQATWLIIMAKILQLFL